The nucleotide window GTGTAGTCCGGGTGATCCATCGGGTCTCCGGGCCCTGTCTCAGCTGGTGGCTCGTAGTTCTGTTCGGCAGCGTGGAGGCGGGTTCTGAAGACGTGAATCGGATCATTGCCATCGGCTGCCACGCGCCAGAATGACAGCCACGTTGACCCGTCGCCATAGTAATGGATCGTTGAATAGCCCGGCCCGGTAGCCGTGAAGATGGCGTCCCCGCCACCCGCCACATGACTGCTCTTCGAACCGGCGCCACTGACAACAAAATGGTTTGGGTGCAGATCTTTGCCAGACTGGAAGTACTGCAGACTGTGTTCGTGACCGGCTGCATAGACCAGGCGTTCATGATCGCGGAATATTCGCTTTAGTGCGGTGCTCAGGCGGCGGTAACGTACGTGTGCGAGGTCCTGCTCACTGACTCCCAGATAGCGGACGTACAGGACCCCGAGCGTGCCAATCAGCGGAAGCGGCACATACGCGTTCTTCCAGAATCGTGTCAACGGAAAAAGATGGTCCCGAGCCCGGGCATGGCCCCCGTGCTGTCCGTTGGACATGAGCGGATGATGGCCGACGATGAGTAGTCTCTCGTCCTCCTCATCTCGAATCTCTTCCGCAAGACCGGTCAGCAAATCATCTCTCTCCCGAATATCATTCCTGCCGTCGTCGCCGAAGGATTTTGCCTGGTCCGTCAGATACCATTCTGTGTCAATGGCCAGCAGCGTGATGCCGTCAGCCAGCTTGACCTTTGCGGGGCCCGGATAGCCGTCGCTCGGGAGAAACGTGTCTCCCCGATTCAGATAGGATTCCACATACCTCTCTTGTCGTGCGACCGACTCCAGTCCTCCCGGTCTCGAGCTGTTCCAGTCGTGGTTACCGGGGACAAATACGATGCGGCCGGAAAAGTGGTCGACAGCCCCCAGGATCGCTCGCAAACGAGCCTCAGCATCGGCGCGACCGGGATCCATTGAATCGGGAAGGCCGCAGCAATAGAGATTGTCACCAAGGAACACGACCGCGGCCCGCTCATCCACGAGCTCCAAGTGTTTCTTGAGCGTTCCCAAGACCGGGTCGGTGCCGTCAGTCTGGACAGCCCCGACATCTCCGACCAGATACACGCGGTACACCTCCTGGTCGGAAGTGGGGGCGTCTTCCTGCCACCCATGCGCGGACTCGGCCACGAACATGCGAGTTGGAGAACACGAAATGACCGTCACCGCGATCGTAACCGCTAGTGCGCCAGCAATACATCGAGGTAGCATAGAAGTCGACGAGTGAATGGTCCGAATGCGCTAGGACGGTGTGTAACTATATCGCAACAGCCGGCCGCGACCACGCCCGGACTCGCTGGCTACGAACAGATCACCGTTCGCGAGGAAGGTGATTCCTTCGGGCTGCGGCAGCAAATCTTTGTCCAGACGAGCAATGCCGAGGACATTCCCGTCCATATCGAAGATTGTCAGACTTCGAGAGACCGACGACAGCACGTAGACATGACCGGAAAGCGGATGGATGGCGATTCCCGACGGCTTGAAGCGACGAATGTCGAGGAGGCGCCGCATGGAGCGAGAAACGACGCCCTCGGGGATCGCTGCCTCGGCTGCCTGTGCGTCAAAGACCAGGGCCGGATCACGGGACAGTGTGGATGACGCCAGTGAAAAACGATAGACAGCGCGCATTCCCTTCAACCCCTTGCCCGCATATTCTTTGCACGCCACCAGGAGTCCCGTGCTGTCCGCTGTGACGGCGAGACCCTCGGTGTCATATCGCGAAGATAGCCACGTGTCGTGCACGATCAGATCCGCGTTTTCATCATCCTGCCAGTTCCGAATCTCGAAAATCGTACCGTCGCTTCGAAGTACGAAAACGACATTCTGCACAGCCTCTATCGCCTCATAGTCCCCACCACCCCTGAAGCGCTGTCGATCGACTACACGGCCTGAGGCGGCATCGAGGATGAACACAACGCCGTCCTCGTCCTGAACGGCGGCGATTCGCGACGAGTCCAGCGCCGTGAGGCCCGAAATCTCGTCCAGCGCCTTCGGCAGTTCGGCAACGAAGGACGGTTGGTCAAGCATGTAGGGTATCTCGTGACTCGACGTGACCGGAGCGGGCTCGACACCCTGGCACTGCGCTCCCGAAGTGATCGTTCCGAAAAGCGCAAAAAACAGAAGCGCGGCCGAAAAGAAACGAGTTGGACTGACGTTGGATTTGTTGACGGTGAAGTTCATACGTTACATGAAGCACTTCGGGCCGGGAGGTTCCTTGAGGGCGTTGGAAGGACGAGAGAGAACCAAATGTTTGATAGCTACGTAGTGCTGCATTATCGTGCAAGTTTCTCTGGCACAGGTGACGTCGATGGATATCAATAATCCGCAGGATGGCGGGCCTTCCAGTTCGCCGGAAGAAATCGGGGTGGGAGTCTCGTCAGGTGCCGGGGACGTGAAGAAGAAGAAGAAGAAGAAAAAGAAGAAAGCGAACGACGAGCAAACGCTGTTTGGCAGTCGTCGCGGTGTTGAAACGATGTTCAGATCCGCGTACCGTGCGCACCTGGATCTGACTTCTCTGGCCGACGCGAAGGCAAACATCATGATCAGCATCAACGGACTGATTCTGTCGATTATTCTGGCGGCGATTGCCCCGAAACTCGACACGAATACGTGGCTTGTTGTACCAACCGTAATCATGTTGATCAGCTGCGTGGTGGCCATCGTCTTTGCTGTGCTCGCCGCTCGCCCGCGCGGCAAGCCGGCAGAGAATCTCACGCTGGCCGAAGCACTGTCCAGGGACGTGAACCTGCTCTACTTCGGTAACTCGGCACAACTGAGTGAGGACGACTTCGTGACTGGCCTCACCGAGATGGTGCAGGATACGGATGTCCTGTATCGCAACATGATGCGCGACATCTATGGGATGGCCACCGTTCTGAAACGCAAGTTTGGGCTTCTCAAGTCCTCCTACACGGTGTTCATGTTCGGCATCTCAATAAGTGTGTTTGCATTCATCGCGGTCTTTGTCCTGGAGACCTGGTCCGTTTCTCCGTAGACAACTCGGTCACCAGTCAGCCACCTATTACAAATCGCGGCGGAGCAATGATCGTCAAGTACTGGGGTGTACGCGGCTCGATGCCGAGTCCGGGCAAAGACACGGTGCGCTACGGCGGAAACACGGCCTGCGTAAGCATTGAGATCGGAGACAGCGTCGTTATCATAGGCGCGGGCACCGGCATCCGCGCAGCGGGCAAGGCGCTCGTCCGTTCAGACAAGAAGATTTTCGTCATGGTCTCTCACCTCCACTACGACCATGTGATGGGTTTTCCTCTCTTCGGGCCGCTGTTTCAGTCGGGGAGGGTCATCCAGCTGGTGAGCTACCCGTCGCCGACAGGTCCCTGGACTCCGCTGAAGCTCATGGATGGCATTCACTGGCCGATTACGCCGGCCGAACTGTCGGCAGATGTGCGGATTGTCGACGACCCCGAAGCGCTGCTCGCCAAACACGGGATTACTCTCACGACTATCAACGTCAATCATCCGGGTGGGGCGCTCGGTTTCAAGATCGCTCAGGGCGATCAGGTATTCGTCCATGTGCCTGACAACGAGCTCGACCAGTCGGGCGAACCGACGCTCCGATTCGACCAGATGGTTGAGTTCTGTCGCGGCGCAAACGTGCTGTCGCACGACGCTCAGTACCTCGACCGCGAAATGCCGCACCGGGAAGGCTGGGGCCACAGTCTGGCGATGAGCACCTGCCGACTGGCAATCCAGGCGGGCGTCCGTCGTCTGGTTTTGTTTCATCATGACCCGGATCGCACGGATGACGAGATGGATAGAATCGGGCAGATGGCGTCCGACGAACTGGAGCCCCACGGAATCGTCAGTACCATCGCATACGAGGGCCTCTCGATCGATCTCTCTAATCCGGGATCGACCTCTCGCCCCGTCATTCGTCCTCACGACATCGACTGATGAAGACGCTGCTGTTCTTTCGTCATGGGAAGTCGGACTGGGATGCCGACTACGGGCCCGACCACGATCGCCCTCTTGCTCGGCGCGGTCGAAAGGCAGCAAAGAAGATGGGTCGTTATCTGAAGAGTATCGACGAGGTGCCGGAAGTTGTGATCACGTCAACGGCTGTGCGCGCGAGAACGACGGCACAACTTGCGAATAAGGCTGGCAAATGGAGCGTGCAGGTAGTGGAGACACGAGATCTCTACGATGCGTCACCGTCGACCGTACTCGACCTCGTGCATGGGCTGGATGACGACGTCGCGTCCGCTATGCTGGTTGGTCACGAGCCGACGTGGTCTGCCTCGATTCGGATTCTCAGTGCGGGGGGTGGGGTTCAGTTTCCGACCGCGGCCATGGCCAGCATTCAGTTCGATGTTGACAAATGGTCGGACGTGCAGCCTGCGGGTGGCCGTCTCAAGTGGCTGGTGATCCCCAGGTCGCTTCCGGACGACCTTTGAGTATTCGTGATCAGGCCACGGCCTTGCCTGAAGTCGGCGCCTCCGACACGTCATGAATCCGGTCCGGACGCACGATCACTTCCGCGTCGGGCGGCGTTTCCGCAACTCTTACCCGTAGTGCCCGCAAACCGCTTGCGCCCTGCAGGTCCTGTAGATTCAGCTCCTCCAGGGAACCATCGACCAGATATCCGGCGGCTGTCAGATAGTCGAGGTAGCGCCTGTATTCCGCAGCCTCGCCCGACTGGCTGTACACGATCGCGATGTGACCCGGTTGGGTGAGGCGCTCGCTGGTACCGCGGATTTCAGCCTTGTCAATTCTCTTTTTCACAATCTCATATCTAACATTGTACGCCCCGTCGACATCGAACTTCTTCTCATCTTCCCGAAATCGAATGGACAGCGGGATATTCTGAACGAGAATCAGGTGGGCGGTTTCGAGCGGGACTCGCAGCTCGCCCGTACCTCCGAGCTCCCAGACGATTCCGCACGTGGTCATGAGTTGCCACAGGCGGAGGTTGTTGAGGTACAGGAGATCGAACTGCTGCTTCTCTGCAATGGAGTTTCCTACGTAGATATTGTAATCGACGCCGTCCGTCTTGTACTTCTCGAAGTAGTGTGGAAACATGGCCTGGGCTGCGACCTGCTTCCGATCGAGGAAGTGTGAGATGGTGTCGTTTATGACGGCCACGCTCTCCTCGTACTCCTTCCGCCGACGGTACAGAATCCCAAGTTTGGGATCGAGAGCCTGTTGGTAGGTCTTGATCTTCTCCTGCACCGACGGGCCGAATGACGACAACATTTCGAAGAGTGATTCGACCTCAGTTCGAAGAAAATCCAGAGCAGTAATTTCGATATCTGTCGTCGGGTTTCGGTCAGCGGCATGAACGAACCTGTCGATCCTGTAACCTATGCCGTCGAGTGCGGGAAGCGGACGGTGACTGCTGGCCTCTACGACTACGTGTAGCGCGAGGCTCAACTGCTCAATCAGATCTGACTGAATGGCAGTCGATCGGTTGGTGGATGAGTTCCGAATGTCGGACAGGCCATAGAGCGGATAGACACCATCGAAGACAACTTCTGTCTCTTCTGGCCTGCTGTTATCGGCACGCGCCAGGTGATGAAAGACAGACTTGCGGAATTTCCACTCCACTGACGGGTGAATTGCCGTGTACTTGTGCTTCATCAGCGCCTGGATGCGGTCTTCCTGTTCGTCCAACGTGCGTTTCATCGCCGTCGCAAAAAGCGTGATCACGTCCATCAACTGAATGGCATTGATCTTCGTTACGGCACCCTTTCGCGGCGACGCCAACTCCATGAGGCCGATCAGCTTGCCCTCATAGCGGAGCGGTGCGAGCATCAGGCTGGAGATACTCTGCTCGACCAGATGGTGCTCGAGAGCGGTGCAGTATTCACAGTTCTGCAGATCGCTCAGTACGATTGGCTCGGTGCTTTCAAATACTGCCTTGTATGCCGAGTTGTGACGCTGAGGGCATTCCGGCATCACGTCGTTGCTGAACAGCAGGCTGCGACCGATCCTGCGGGCATACGACATCTCTTCAAAGTCATCGTCAGGCAGCGCGATCAAACCGAGGCGCATGCGGGGAAGCCGCAGAAGCGTTCGAAGCCGACTCTCAAGGCGGTCGATGGATTCTTCGCTCGCGAACGCATCTTTCTGCAACAGATCCTTCTTCAGCGCCGAGTGGACCTCCTGCGCTGTGACATCGAGAGCCTTTAGGACCACAAACCCGTGGAACTCGAAATTCTCCGGTGGTAGCAATTCCATCCAGAGTTCGAGGTTCATCGGGCTCGAGAGCAGTACTTCGATTTGCGCGGTCGAAAGATCAGGTAGCTTGCCGATTACGACCGGACGGGCGAATTGCGTGTCAAAGATGATCTGGTAGAACTTGCGGAGGCCGGACTCCTCGTCAATATGGGTATAGACCAGCGGGTATACGGCCGTGTGCTCCAGCCCATAGTATGCTTTGAGGATCTCCATGTAGGCACCGGCCGCCTTTCCGCGAAGGAATCCCTCCTCGTCAATCGGGACGCCGGTCACCGTCGTTCTTTGATGGAAGTTCTCGAGTATCCCCAGCTCGTCCAGTCCTGCAGTGGAGTAAATACTGGACATCTTGTAGGGAACCAGGGCGGCCGCAACGATACCCATACCCGCATGCGCAATCGGGAAGACGGCTGTCATGAGGCGACTCAGGATGTCTTTGTGATTCTGGAGAACATCCAGATCCCCAATCGTACCGTGCAGTTCAGGGACTGCATCCACCTCGAGAGCGATAGCTCTTGCGATGGCATTCTGTGGCGACGATTCGTCCGCAGCGAGCGTGCGCCAGAAGTCGATCAGGTAGTCGAGCGTGAGGACTCGATTGAAGGGAAAATCGTTTGCGCTGAATTTCATACGTAGCACCTGGCCGGTGAATCCCACTATAACGACGCTGACTGCGGCGAGTTGCGGGCAAACGCATCCACCCGACTCAGCCTTTTGTGCCAATTATGCTCTAAAAGTTACGAATTCGGTATCACCCGGTCACCGTGGAGTTCGTATGATTCAGCGGCTATCCCCTACACGGCTTGTCGGGGATTCCCTGCGATACTTGCGGCGGGATCATCATTAATTCATGGCGATGAAGATGGGCGGGACTCACGATCGAACGTCGACGCGCGGCGCTGACGGTAACACCTTGACGGAGCTGGCGGTCGAGCACTCAACTCTGGGCGGTAAAGGGCAGCAGGAACTGAACATATTGGTGTTCGGGAAGGATCAGACTGCCCGCAAGCCATTGCACAGGGCGCTGGGAGAGCGAGGTCATCCGGTGGTGTCAACGGACGACGTCAATGCCGCACGTGAATTGTTTGACCGGCACCGCTCCGACATCGTGTTTTTGTGCGGCCTCGACGGGGCCGCATTCGAGTTTTCGAAGTTCGTACGGCGAGTGGGCGGAGAGCGCACCTTGATTGTCGGCTATATGACGGACACCGATCCGTCCGCTGCTCGTACCGCGATCGAGGCGAATCTCGACGAAACGATCATTGACCGCTATGACCAGGACGAGATCCATGTAAAATTGGCGCTTATGGAGCTGCGGGCGAAGCGCCGGATCCGCTGGTCCACGCTGGAGGCTGAACTCCGGTCGAGCGAGAATCGTTACCGGCTGCTGGCGGAACATGCCACCGACATGATCAGCCGGCACACACCGGACGGCACGTATACGTTCGCATCTCCGGCGTCTCGACGCCTCCTCGGATACGAGCCTGAGGAACTGGTCGGTCGATCCGCTTACGATTTCTTCCATCCCGACGACAAGCCGTTGGTCCGCGAGAGCCACGACGGGCTGCTTGAGATTCCCGATGTCGTGACCGTGGAATACCGTATTCGAAAGAAGAACGGCGACTACATCCGCCTCGAGACCACGACCCAAACGGTTCGGAACAGGGAGTCCGGAGAAATAGAGTCGATCATCGCGGTCTCGCGAAGACGCGAGGAAGATCCCCGGGCGCACGAAGTGGCAGACCGCTGCCGCAGAGAACTCCGCGATACGCAGAGATTGGCGAGAATTGGCTCCTGGTACTGGGATCTTGAGACGGATCAGGCTACGCTGTCGGACGAGGTATATCAGATCCTGGGACTTGATTCCAAGACCTTCGATCTGAATTTCGACAGCTTCATGGAGCGAGTTCATCCCCAGGACCAGCATATGGTTCGGGATCGCATTCAGGCTGCGCGAAAGGGATCGGACTCCCTTGAAATTTACTACCGGATTGTGCGGCCCGACGGACAGATCAGAACAGTGTGCGGCAGAGGCGAACTGGAGAAAGAGGGCAGCGGTCGCGGACGATTCGTTGGCACCGTCCAGGACTTCACGGAACTCGCTGCCGTCGAAGAGGCGTTGCTCGAACGGGAGGCTCAACACCGGGCGATCCTCGAGACGACGGTCGATGGGGTCATCACGATCAGCGAGACGGGGATTATCGAATCCTTCAATAGCGCAGCCGAACGAATATTTGGCTACGAGGCATCGGAGATGGTGGGAAAGAACGTCTCAGCACTGATGCCTCGACAGTACGCAGAGGAACACGATACATACATCAGAAGCTACCTCGAAACGGGTCACAAGAGAATCATCGGAATTGGTCGCGAGGTGATCGGTCGGCGAAAGAGCGGCAAGACGTTTCCGCTGGAATTGGCCGTGAGCGAGGTTGAGTTGCCCGGTCGCAGGATCTTTTCGGGAATCATCCGGGATGTCTCGGATCGGCGTCAGCTGGAGCAGCAGATTCTGAATATCAGTGAGCAGGAGAGACAGAGGATTGGTCAGGACCTGCATGATGGTCTGGGCCAGATGCTTACCGGTATCGGTCTGATCATGAAGAATGTTTCAAAGAGACTTGGCGAAAAGGGTCTCCCCGAGGCCGAGGACGTGGAGGAAGTCACCGACCTGATACGGGAGGCGGATGAATACGCACGAAGTCTTGCTCGCGGGCTCATTCCGGTTGAACTGGACTCGGGTGGCCTTGCATCGGCCTTTCAGAGGCTTCTGTTGAACGCGGAAAAACTGTTCGGACTGGTCTGCTCGTTCGAGCAAGTTGGGGGCGAGCTCGAAATCGATAATACGATTGCGACCCACCTGTATCGGATTGCTCAGGAGTCCCTCAGCAACGCGGTGAGACACGGGCAGGCGTCGCAGGTGAAGGTCATCCTAGCCACGGGCGAGGGGCAGGTTCGGCTTAGAATCCTCGACAACGGTCGCGGCTTTCCGGATCAGATTGATAAGAATCACCCCGGGATGGGAATACGAATAATGCGGTACAGAGCTCGGATTATCGGGGCGACGCTTGAGGTCCGGAGTCGCCCGGAGGGAGGTACAGTCATCGTGTGTACCCTTCCAGGAGCTGCCGCGCTACAGGCAAACGTCTGACGAAGACAGGTAGAGATATGAATAAGATCCTTATTGTTGACGATCATCCCTTGATGCGTAAGGGACTTGCACTGACTATCGACGCTGAGGCGGACATGTCAGTGCGTGGACAGGCGGCCAGTGCTGAAGAAGCACTGGATCTCATCGAGGAGGAGTCGCCGGATCTGGTAATCGTCGACATCTCCCTCCCGGGAATGAGCGGGCTGGAGCTCGTAAAACACCTTCAGGCGGTTCACCCGGAGATCCGCATCCTGGTTGTGTCTCGCCACGACGAGACCCTCTACGCAGAACGCGCGATTCGTGCCGGCGCCCGCGGCTACATCATGAAGCTCCAGGCGGGGGAAGTCATCGCCAAGGCGATTCGCCGCGTGTTGAATGGGGGCATCTACGTTAGCGAAGAAATCAGCGAGCGCCTCCTGCTTGGCATTGCGACCGGTCGGGACAGCCTTACCAAGTCGCCGCTGGAAGTACTCAGCGATCGCGAGCTGGAAGTCTTTGAACTGACGGGAAAGGGTCACGCCACGCGCGAGATTGCCGAGAGGCTGCACCTGTCGGTGAAGACCGTCGAGTCGTACCGGGCGCGGATCAAGAACAAGCTGAATCTCACGACGGCGTCGGAACTGATGCAACACGCTGTGCAGTGGGTAGAGGGAGAAGGAGCCAGCTGACTCGCGACGACGGGCGCACACGCCGAACCCACCCGCACGGTTTGCCCGATCGACGTTTCCATTTACCGGCTTGCCACTACTGGCGGTCGGAGATCCCTTCCTCTGCCGGACTGTCAATGATGTCCAGCAGTCGCCGGTAGTTCTGATTATCTGGATCCATCTCGATCAGCCGTTCCAGATACTTTCGCGAACGATCAAGTCTATTCGTATTCGCGAACAATGACGCAAGATTCGCGAGAGCCGGCTCCAGATCCGGGTTCAGCGAAAGCGCCTTCTCAAAGTCGACCTGGGCGTTCTCCAGGTCACCCAGAAGAACACGCGCAAATCCGCGGTTGTTGTAGGCGTCGGCAAATTTCGGATGATCCTTCAACAGTGCATCGAACAGCTCCGTCGCACGGGGCAGCTGACGGTCGGCGGTATACGCGGTTGCAAGTTTGTTTCGGAACTGAAGATGTTCGGGCGCCTCGGCAACAGCACGCTCGAAGAAACGAATGGACTGCCGCACATTGCCGATCTTGGCGGCCGACTCACCGATGCGATACAGCGTCCACGCGTCCGACAGGCTATCCGCAGTAATTCGGCGACCCAGATCAGCGGCCTTCTCGTATTCGCCCTGAAGAAACCAGAGTCGAACGAGCGGCCGGACGAGTACCACTTCAGAGTGTTGAGTGAGTGCGCGATCCATAAACACGGCAGCCGAGTCCAGGAAATACGGACGGTGTTCGAATTGCTCGTAGTGCGTCAGGTAACCTTCAGCCATGACGCGGGCCGACGGGTTCGCATCCGTAAGCGAGGCGAGTTGATAAAACTCAGCCGCGTCCGATGACGATCTGGATCTAACCGGTTCGGGGATACGGATATTGTGATCGGTGATGGTCACGTGCGGTATGTCCTTCGAACTCGAAATCGGCATGTGACAACTCCAGCAGTCGTCGTTCGCGGCTGCCCGAACTTCAACGTCTTCCGAGCAAAGATTGGAGCGATCTACCGAGTGACAGTTCTGGCAAACGGTATTGTACAGATCGGTTGTTGCCGTGCTGTCGATGCCGACGTGCGGATTGTGGCACATGACGCAGGTCATGGGCTCGTATCCGGAATCAGCTTCTCTGGCGACTCGAAAGCAGTCACTCATGCGAAGGCGGTCCGGGTGGGATGCCATGATGAACTGGTCGAGAGAGTCAGCATATCTGGGTTGGAAGACCTTGATCACATCGCCAAGAGCTGTTCCGGGTCGGAAATCAAGGAAGGAGGATGGCGCCACCGTATACGCTGTTCCCTGCAGGTGGCAGCGCTGGCACAGATCGAACTGCTGATCCGCCGGAAGCCGTCCCGGCGTGACAATTGAGTAGTCAATAAACCGGGTTGTATCCACAAGTCGACCGGCCTCCATCTCGTCTACGTGGTACTTGCCCGGTCCATGGCAGCGCTCGCACCCGATTCCCTCCGGTACTTGTCGATATCGATTACCTGAATTTGCCACATGCTCCGGCTGTCCATTATGGCAACTCATACACTCGACCTCGATCGGTCGATCAAATCTCCTGTTGCCGTCGACAAATCCCGGCGGCAGGTCCCACCGGCCGTCCTGGACGTACCACGTGAGCGGCATCTGAAAGAGGTAGCCGTTCACGTCCATGATGTGCGAGTTCGTATGGTGCCCGGAGCCGACGATGTAATCAATCTTCTCGATGCGCTTGTGCGTCGTGTCTTCGCCGACTGTCCGAAACTCCATGATGAAGAGCTCCTCGCCCCGATTGAAGGGGAGGTAGAACATGTTGTTCTGGGAGTCGAAGAGAGGAGTTACGTCGGCGAAATTTGCGTCGCTGTTGGAGAGCGTCGCTTTCTTGAAAGACCGACCCATCTCGGATGCGACGTACGTTTCGTAGTTCTCCTTGTGGCAATCCTTGCACGCGTCTCGCCCTACGTACTCAACGCGCGGGTCCTGATTGACGTACTCGTAGCCTGTTCCCAGCGGCGGGTCGTATTTCGGCCCGCATGCTGATGTAACCAGAGCCACAAGCACGGGGACGATAACGCTGCGCATACTTCTTGCGGGTTGAATGAGGTGGTGTGAGCGCGGTCGCAACGCGAATCCAGGTTGGACGGGACGTTGAGCTGTATCAACGAGTTGGTACTGGTCTCGTTTCATATGCGACGGCACAATTTCGGCGGAGACCGAACGCGGAGGAGCCGGAAATCTGCCAGATCACTGGCCGAATGCGGGCACTTCTTCATCGCCGGATGCGTCGAGATGGAGTGCTCACCACTCGATTGCGTGCGCCGTCTTCGGTCGTGGGTGCTTAAATGCCCCTGGCCAGACCCCGGACCTTACAAATTATGACGGGGATTCCCTTTCGAGACTCGGCTGTATCCCCTTACCTGACCCTGGGAAGCATCCCGTCACTCGCGTCATTGTCTTCTAGATACCTTCATGTCATCGCAGCGGAAAAAACCATCGACAAGCCATCCCAGTTCAAAGAGTGTAGCTGAAATGAAAAAGGACGTCGTCGCCGTGTTCAAGCCAGAAAGGGTTCTTGTGGCGGTCGACTTCTCACCGGCCTCGGAGTCGGCTCTTGAGAGTGCCCTCGACTTTGTCGGAAGTCGACCGGTCGAGCTGCACCTTATTCATGTTCAGATTCTCTTCGATGAGGCTGAAGAGGTGGCCGGAAAGGAACGTGAGATCGCGGCCGAGGCAGAGCGTCTGTACGGCCGCGTCACGAAACAGAGGAAGATCGCTAACGGCACAAAGGTGTCCTATTCAGTCGAGCGCGACGTCGCTCCGGCGTCGGCCATTCTGCGATACGCCGCCGCGCATGATATTGAGATGATTGTGAGCGGGACTCATGGGCGTCGGGGTTTCAGGCGGATGATACTTGGAAGTGTTGCCGAGGAACTCGTTCGACTCTCCGA belongs to Rhodothermales bacterium and includes:
- a CDS encoding response regulator transcription factor, which gives rise to MNKILIVDDHPLMRKGLALTIDAEADMSVRGQAASAEEALDLIEEESPDLVIVDISLPGMSGLELVKHLQAVHPEIRILVVSRHDETLYAERAIRAGARGYIMKLQAGEVIAKAIRRVLNGGIYVSEEISERLLLGIATGRDSLTKSPLEVLSDRELEVFELTGKGHATREIAERLHLSVKTVESYRARIKNKLNLTTASELMQHAVQWVEGEGAS
- a CDS encoding MBL fold metallo-hydrolase, with protein sequence MIVKYWGVRGSMPSPGKDTVRYGGNTACVSIEIGDSVVIIGAGTGIRAAGKALVRSDKKIFVMVSHLHYDHVMGFPLFGPLFQSGRVIQLVSYPSPTGPWTPLKLMDGIHWPITPAELSADVRIVDDPEALLAKHGITLTTINVNHPGGALGFKIAQGDQVFVHVPDNELDQSGEPTLRFDQMVEFCRGANVLSHDAQYLDREMPHREGWGHSLAMSTCRLAIQAGVRRLVLFHHDPDRTDDEMDRIGQMASDELEPHGIVSTIAYEGLSIDLSNPGSTSRPVIRPHDID
- a CDS encoding GAF domain-containing protein, with amino-acid sequence MKFSANDFPFNRVLTLDYLIDFWRTLAADESSPQNAIARAIALEVDAVPELHGTIGDLDVLQNHKDILSRLMTAVFPIAHAGMGIVAAALVPYKMSSIYSTAGLDELGILENFHQRTTVTGVPIDEEGFLRGKAAGAYMEILKAYYGLEHTAVYPLVYTHIDEESGLRKFYQIIFDTQFARPVVIGKLPDLSTAQIEVLLSSPMNLELWMELLPPENFEFHGFVVLKALDVTAQEVHSALKKDLLQKDAFASEESIDRLESRLRTLLRLPRMRLGLIALPDDDFEEMSYARRIGRSLLFSNDVMPECPQRHNSAYKAVFESTEPIVLSDLQNCEYCTALEHHLVEQSISSLMLAPLRYEGKLIGLMELASPRKGAVTKINAIQLMDVITLFATAMKRTLDEQEDRIQALMKHKYTAIHPSVEWKFRKSVFHHLARADNSRPEETEVVFDGVYPLYGLSDIRNSSTNRSTAIQSDLIEQLSLALHVVVEASSHRPLPALDGIGYRIDRFVHAADRNPTTDIEITALDFLRTEVESLFEMLSSFGPSVQEKIKTYQQALDPKLGILYRRRKEYEESVAVINDTISHFLDRKQVAAQAMFPHYFEKYKTDGVDYNIYVGNSIAEKQQFDLLYLNNLRLWQLMTTCGIVWELGGTGELRVPLETAHLILVQNIPLSIRFREDEKKFDVDGAYNVRYEIVKKRIDKAEIRGTSERLTQPGHIAIVYSQSGEAAEYRRYLDYLTAAGYLVDGSLEELNLQDLQGASGLRALRVRVAETPPDAEVIVRPDRIHDVSEAPTSGKAVA
- a CDS encoding histidine phosphatase family protein, with the protein product MMKTLLFFRHGKSDWDADYGPDHDRPLARRGRKAAKKMGRYLKSIDEVPEVVITSTAVRARTTAQLANKAGKWSVQVVETRDLYDASPSTVLDLVHGLDDDVASAMLVGHEPTWSASIRILSAGGGVQFPTAAMASIQFDVDKWSDVQPAGGRLKWLVIPRSLPDDL
- a CDS encoding metallophosphoesterase — its product is MAESAHGWQEDAPTSDQEVYRVYLVGDVGAVQTDGTDPVLGTLKKHLELVDERAAVVFLGDNLYCCGLPDSMDPGRADAEARLRAILGAVDHFSGRIVFVPGNHDWNSSRPGGLESVARQERYVESYLNRGDTFLPSDGYPGPAKVKLADGITLLAIDTEWYLTDQAKSFGDDGRNDIRERDDLLTGLAEEIRDEEDERLLIVGHHPLMSNGQHGGHARARDHLFPLTRFWKNAYVPLPLIGTLGVLYVRYLGVSEQDLAHVRYRRLSTALKRIFRDHERLVYAAGHEHSLQYFQSGKDLHPNHFVVSGAGSKSSHVAGGGDAIFTATGPGYSTIHYYGDGSTWLSFWRVAADGNDPIHVFRTRLHAAEQNYEPPAETGPGDPMDHPDYT
- a CDS encoding PAS domain S-box protein; translated protein: MAMKMGGTHDRTSTRGADGNTLTELAVEHSTLGGKGQQELNILVFGKDQTARKPLHRALGERGHPVVSTDDVNAARELFDRHRSDIVFLCGLDGAAFEFSKFVRRVGGERTLIVGYMTDTDPSAARTAIEANLDETIIDRYDQDEIHVKLALMELRAKRRIRWSTLEAELRSSENRYRLLAEHATDMISRHTPDGTYTFASPASRRLLGYEPEELVGRSAYDFFHPDDKPLVRESHDGLLEIPDVVTVEYRIRKKNGDYIRLETTTQTVRNRESGEIESIIAVSRRREEDPRAHEVADRCRRELRDTQRLARIGSWYWDLETDQATLSDEVYQILGLDSKTFDLNFDSFMERVHPQDQHMVRDRIQAARKGSDSLEIYYRIVRPDGQIRTVCGRGELEKEGSGRGRFVGTVQDFTELAAVEEALLEREAQHRAILETTVDGVITISETGIIESFNSAAERIFGYEASEMVGKNVSALMPRQYAEEHDTYIRSYLETGHKRIIGIGREVIGRRKSGKTFPLELAVSEVELPGRRIFSGIIRDVSDRRQLEQQILNISEQERQRIGQDLHDGLGQMLTGIGLIMKNVSKRLGEKGLPEAEDVEEVTDLIREADEYARSLARGLIPVELDSGGLASAFQRLLLNAEKLFGLVCSFEQVGGELEIDNTIATHLYRIAQESLSNAVRHGQASQVKVILATGEGQVRLRILDNGRGFPDQIDKNHPGMGIRIMRYRARIIGATLEVRSRPEGGTVIVCTLPGAAALQANV